The region GATTACAATCACGGTAAGAAATCTGATAATTCCAGAACCCTGGAAACCCGTTATGTTCTCAACGGCCTTACCTCGATATCACGCCAGCTCTGAAGATTGAGCCAATTGAGCCTAGATGTTTACATCCATTTCCCCTTTCCCTCCATCAATGGGGAGCTGAACCAAGTAAAAGGGATCTGTCTACACATGGACTGAATATACcgtctttttaaaaaaaaatgtaataggAGTGCTCTTTCTCTTTATGTGCCTTCTACAATTTCCGTACAATTCCTTGTCAAGGTTCTGTGAAAACGCTTAGTGCTGTTATAAACGTCAGCGCGCCAGGATAAGTTTTTCCATTCCCTCTCCTGTTTAGTCAATAAGTTGTTGGCATCTGAGTCTCTTGTTCCCTATCAACCGCGGTTGAATTAGTCGTGAAGCAGTGATTACAAAGCGAATTTGATGGGCACAAATATTAACGCCTTTTGTATCAAGGGGAACTTCAGTTTTATTCAGGTTAGTAAGCAATAACACTTACCTCAGCGATCTTCCTCTTCCATGCCACCCCATTTCCAGAAAAGAAGAATCAGACGTCAGTAAAGACGCCTTGAACCAACTTTAACCCTACAAATTCCTAAAGCAAACTACGCTGTACGCCTGCTTCTGCCATAAAAGTCACTTAGGGTTGCATTTCTTAGAGTTTGCATATTTTCACGAGGGACTGAAAGATGAGAAACAACTTGAACGGAGTTGCTCTATACAAAATATCATTCAAGCATTTTGTATGAAACTAGACGAATGCCGAACGATCTTGAGGTGGTGCTTGTTCTTGCCAAAAGCTAATAACTATAGCGATACGCAGCAAATAACTCACGCGGAACCCACAACCGAATACTTCGTTAAATATCTATTCGGATTgaaattttgatgaaattttcGCCAAACGACCATCCGTCTACACTTTTCCAAGTTTGTCAAAAACGGTAACGTCCAGTAAtcaaaacatcacctaaaagattgaAAACGGCGGTTGCATGGGAAGGTATTCCCTCACGTTTCCGAAAGGGCCGGTTATTTTATAATGTTTTCTCTTAAAAATGAGGACAGCTACAGCAATGAGCCGGACGAAAATTCGCTGAACAGCCCATTGAAGTTACTTTCAGCtatcaatttttaaaagaaagattTTCATGATACCCAAAAAACGAAAGTCATCAAGTTCTTCAAGTTGAAAAAGATATCCCTTTAAACAGTCTATCAATAACAACGAACTTAGCGATGACATTTCCAAATATGTGTATTTTTGAGTTTATTGTGTCTAGTATATTTTCGGGTATGCCATGCCTTAAGTAGTGATATGTGCGGGGCCATTAACTTTTTGTGAATTTCGATTTTGGCCAGAGGTAGATGAGGAATCCACTGGGAAATGTTCTCGTCGTAGCTTGAAACAAAGGTCTCAAGTTCCCGTCAGTTTAGGAAACGTTCGTGAAGAAATCATCAAACTTTGGCCTTACAATGGTTTAATCTGCCTGCCGAGCCCCAGCGGTCCGAAAGGAGAGCCGGGACTACAGGGTGACAAGGGTGAACCGTGGCAATCCGGACCCCAAGGACTTAGAGGTTCCCCAGGGATGCCAGGATGTCAAGGTCCAAAGGGTGGAGTGGGGAAGTATGGACCCCGTGGGAGCAAACGCGACTGGGGACCTCCAGGACCTCCTGGTCCTAAAGCTGCATGTTATCTATGGAAATATCGACCAAAGGCTATGCAAGATCCAGGATTAAGAGGAATGAAAGGAGAAACGGGTGTTACTGGAATGCTTGGAATAGGTAACTAGTAGTCTTtgttagtttatttatttatttatttatttatttatttatttatgtatgtatttatttatttgtccataatgttcgcttGGTAAAAACTCTAGAAACTTCTTTCATCAATGCAGGTTATCCGAAACGTTTTATTTCGCATACAATCAGCAACTTTCTAAATCACTCGCCCCAAGATGACAACATCATTCCGAATTTTCTCTTCGAAGAacgaaagaaagttttcatCAAGCTCCCTTTTTGCGGTAAAAACGAAAAACTCAGTAAGACGTTTATTGAAAAAATCAACAAGTtcactaatttcaattttatttttataattctGTGGCAAACAAGGCAAAtcaaaaccctctttaacaacaaagacaaaaacactcacagatccaaagttgtttacaaaggtGATTGTTCTTGTGGCGTTGATTACATTGGCGAGACTGTACGAAACCTAGCAGTACGAATTGCGGAGCATTCAAATCCTGCTCACACTTCTGAACCTGCAAAACACCTGCGGGAAAACCCATCACATGCTTTCACTTGGCGTGTTCTCTCCTCGCACAGACTTTTCACAAGCGTAGGATTGTCGAGAggctaatgatccaacaattccgcCCCAGTTTGAACAAACAAGTCATTTCTTATGTCTCCAAACTTTTCCATTTGGGAATTACATAAGATATTAATGTACGCGCGGACGGTCACCcattttaaccctgatgatggcaaacagccgaaaacgtttggtttgaatatttttaattttttaacttttagccttgtatatagaatatatttatttatttatttacttatttatttatttaattatttgatGTGTTACCTATCACTGTATTTTGGAACATTTCTGGAATTGTGATGATTCTTTCAAGGTCTGGGGAAACCAGACCAATTACTGTGAATAATTCACCATCCaaagaataaaattaatttcaggaCAAGATTTTCGTTGCCGCCTTTTCTTAGCTGTGCGCGCGTAGAGTGTGCACATGGTTACATGAACAAATACTGATGGAGACTGTTACAGTGTCAGATAGTGACTTATATCCACCGGAAAAAGTTATCCGGTCTTTACTGTGAAGCTTCTCATTTATCAGCTGTAATCAGTAGCGTTCCTGAATAACTGAAGATTCTACAACTGCAAGCAGAAGATTCACTAACAATCTGCTGTTGTCTCGCATTAGaaaatatccgcgaagaaataaagaaacaagtGGGTTCCTTTGCTGTGGAGACCGTAATTCGAGCTCCAGGCAGAGTATTTGTAAAGGGACTCCCAGGCCCGCGTGGTCGACAAGGAAGGCAGAGACCACCAGGAATGAATGGACTAAATGGAATAAATGGAATACCAGGAGTTAAGGAAGATACTGCAATCCGTGGCCCTGCAGGACCAAAGGGAGATTACGGAACTACTGGCCCCAAAGGAGATCCCAGTTGTAACGGAGGAAAAGGCAagtcaattaattaattatttatggTTTTCgtactgaaataacaaaaaaatatatagttgGAAAAccctaataatatacatgaacaAAAAGAGGTAACGAACGAAGCATGCTGATTATTTAAAGATGAAAGAAACTCACAGATCAAACGAAAGCCCTGGATGGCACAATTTTGCCCGGTTGCGTGTTGCGCGCCCTattataattaaaataaatctctCTCGATTTTTTTCCTCCTATGTTATTTATAAGtcatcacatgatttttctggtGTACTTTGGAATAAATTTCCTAATGAAAGCTCGCCTTACGGGCTCGTCTAATTGTGTTAGTCTttgtaaatattaattttactcGTGCTAATTTAGTCCACATTGCACTCGAAGTCTTGTGATTACCTTTTCAAACAAAGAAGACAGCCAGTAGGCTAAGCGTTGTGATTTTGCATTCCCGAACACTCGTGAAGACAAAATGCGGTCAATGGTCAAACCGAGGATGATCAAAAAGTCCCTTCTCCTAAATAGTACCCGAtgataattttctttgttaggCTAGTCATGAGACAGCGTTGCTACATCAAGATAAGATTACCTTTCGCGAATCCAACTCGCGCACACGTAGGACAATGTAATACGATTTAATCTACTAAACACCGTCCTGAGGCAGTCAGTTGGTCAACAACAACAGTTGGTCAATCAAGGTTTTTATGATTTATTCACTTTGGGGTTCCTTTATTTCTTAATCAAAAAAcctttttattcttttcttttcttttgtatttttttttcttctcctttttttttttaatttcatcttAATTGGCTCAATGCTCCCTTTGGTGATTAGTAATCTTTTTGTGTTTATTAAAGCCCTGCAGTCGCGGATAGTGGAAAGTGAAAGTTTACGGTGTAGAGCTCAGTTTTGACGACCACTATCAGGCTTCTTATTCCGTGTGTGTATCGGCAACGGTTTTTGTACCTTCTATGCGTTTCAGGTGAACCAGGGCCACTAGGAAAGTGGGGAAGAGGAGCTCGAGGGTTCCGTGGGATCAAATGGAGACCGGGATATCCCGGaggaaaaggagaaaaaggTAAAAACATCGCAGCAAAGAAGAACCAATGAAATTTTAGGAAAATATCCAGTCCGAAGGTCACGCAAATGCTTGATATTTCTTTAGTGAGACGTTAATTGGAATTTCCATATCGTGAAGGAATTTGCTATAAACCCTTGGCTTTCGAGAGGTTTTAATTTAGACATTTGATAAtatgcttgtattttttctcgGATGACACCTGAGGTCAGCTTGTGAAATCTAAGCAATGAGTTTCTAAAAATCTATTGGAGCCAACTTTCAGAAACATATTTCATGCATAAACTTTCCTACCAGAAGCGTAGAAATCGCTTTGTTTGGTGAATGATAGAGAAATTGTCCTTGGTTGCCCCGAAATAAAAGTCTCTACAGGATTTGCTTTATTGAGTAGTTAATCACGTTATGACTTCTCTCTGTTAAATAACTGATTCAGACGATAAATGGCATCTACGTAGAGTCTCTAActgaaagaaattaataaagaagaATACAAAGTAAACAATGATTTATATGTTACGACCTAACTCtcttttcaaagtaaaattttcGGGGCCTCCTGACACGTTGTTAACTTCGTTGCCAGGACCTCTCCCTTGTCGTCTGGGCTAGAAGCTAACTACAAATACTCATGCGAGAGACTTCTTACTGTcctttgacaatttttcctttgttttggaacttTGAACATGGCTATGATGAAATATCATACCAGGAACAAGGCGTCCAATGTTTTTATTACCTCTTCGCTGCCAGAAACACCAGCATGGCCAAGGGTACGTAAAAGGCTCAGCCCTTCTAATTTTGATTTTGCAGGGGACTCCTGAGACTAAAAAGGGTGATAGCCTACCGGTATCAGGATCCTGTGGAGTATAAAGGCCAGACAGCACACGAAAGATTTTACAATTTGCTGTGATGTGaagttctttcttcttctttttgacGATAATCATTTTGATGGCAACGATTATTTTACTTCTTTAAAGTGACTGTATCTAGGTAGATTTGTTGGCCGGGTCAGCTTTCTACATAGAAGTAGGCGATGAAGCGTTTGCGAAAGCGGATTACTAAGCGCCATCGTCAGGCTGGTACCGTTTTGTAACTGTTTTACCTTACGAAATAAAGTGTTTTTTATATAAAGGTGTCATGATGAGCTCCGTGAACATTACATATACTTTGTGTGGATTAGAATAAAACCGAtggattcttctttttttctccactAATTCCATTAGAGAGCCTACAGGATTTAGTTGCCTCACGTGATCTGTCTACACCTCAGCAGTCATGCTAGGAGCTAAGAAAAGAGCCGATTTTGGTCTTTGCCCCTGTAAAGAAATCTGTCAAATCATTCGAAACCGGAACGAGCATGCATGACATGAGAGGATGTTTTTGTTCGTGGTGATTGACTATGAAAtataaattttcttttcggtATTGTTTATTGTTTGCAGCAGTACAGAGTTTAAACAATCCACTTCTGTTCATTATGAATTTTTGTTTGTGGAATGGAGAACATTCGCGGTGTCAGCAGACACTTGATCTGGGAAATGGTATTTAAttttacaatcttggacaaattaaatggaaaagtGAGACCAGCGCCCTCCCGCAAACTCAATAATGGGAAAAGGGCGCACTATGGCCTATGCAGCTTTCGACATTTGTTTACTGATTTTGATACCATCCAGACCGATGAAGCGAAGGTCCAGCTTTGTTTTAGGTAAGAGCCGTCAGTCTTAAAAACGCGAATGGCACGTGAAGAACTATTTCCCAATTGAGTGTGCTGCGAAATATTTCTTTCAATATTAAGGAGAATCTTGGTTTTCGTCGTCTCAGGAAGATGTTGAACCCTGTATTGAACTGTGGAAATTCTAGAGTTTACTACATTTCAATTTCACGCcgacaaaaaatgataattcGATTACGATCCCAATTTTGAGGGAAATAAAAACAGTGGACTGTTTCACGACTGTCATCGCGAAATTCCAGGAGGTATAAAGCTTCTTTTGTAAGATACACTTGAATTTTCATTAAAGTATTTGCCCGAATGAAACAATCTGTTGTTTTTATGGCATTTTCGCAGTGGTGGCAGTTATTCCAAAAATATCCAAAAGTCTCACTCGGTCAACTTTGATAACTGGGGCGATCATGTAAACTCGGTTCCACGCTCCCCCTCCCTGGATCCGAGTTAATGTTAATATAAGTACACAAAATGCcactacgaaaaaaaaaaaaaaacgtgataACGAGTAACTTTGTATTGTTCGATATATAACTGACACCTGTCGAGACATGTTTAATGCAAATATTTGACGTGTTATTCTGACACAAAGAACAATAACACATTgtaattatttaaaaatttaagtGGAATGTGTAGACATTTATTTTCGATTGTCGATCAAGACGTTTCGCGGGTTTTGCGGTTATGTAATGATTTTTCTGTGGTGCTCCGGCTTTAAATGGACCACGACGATAGGATGCCGCTCTCATACACCGTCTATGATTCACTTGTGGGCAAACgtcggactaaaatttgcgttttgccaaaagtagaagaaactcgtttgatatgagctcatttcttggccgcgcaccggtggctcagttggttgagcaccgggctgtcacgcgggaggtcgtgagttcaactccggccggaccaacactcagggtctttaaataactgaggagaaagtgctgcctttgtaattacatctgcaagtggttagactctctagtcttctcggataaggacgataagccggaggtcccgtctcacaaccctttaatgttcataatactgtgggacgtaaaagaacccgcacacttgtcgcaaagagtagggcatgtagttctcggtgttgtggtctgtcttctgtggtgtatcatggttgggagggtaaatgctcggagatattagcaacaccaagctactctaaaatccgagggtaaataaagatgtatgatatatgatatgatatgagcAGGTATCAAGTGactttttaaaagaaagaaacgagTTCAATAATATCATTTTCAGgattttatgacaagcagcagcccaccgtttcgcgtttgccgtttcGCGTTCGCCGTTTCAAGTAAAcgcgatgcttaatctctctaatgtCAAAATACGTGCGAGCCAGTGGTTAGGGcccgcaacctcgttcccagggtctctcgtcTCTGTCTCCTTTGTCGTTGAGAAGATGAAGAGTCAGagaagaaagaccctgggaacgatgttgtaagatccggagatcccgggttcaagactcttcttgtaaatagccactaactggtttgcctccagccagttgggactCTTGAGAGTTGTCGTGGTTAAGTTGTTCTGTAATGGCAGtgactgtgtttcattggccctgaaaagccccaatggggagaggtcaatttttcattttttttcatttttatttatttatttttatctatttatttatttatttatttattattagtattattattattattattattattattattttttcaaaatgtgaaaaattgGCCACGAGTGCATCATATACACTAAACTTTTCAAACGTATCAATTTAGTAATTGCATTTAATTGTAATTACCTTGGCTCGTGAACCCTGCATAATAATGCCTCGTTTGTTTTGGTTAACGAGGCTCGAAAGAGttttcagacaaaaaaaaaaaagatttttctgaaaaactagCCTAGCCTACAggttttgttgaattttaaatatttcagagatcatttctaatgttatatGTCACCTCAATGGGAAGATTTGACCCTcccgttttttgttttgtttttttttttcaaaaaagacaatatatcttgattttaagctTCAAAGAAATgtcttatatcgttgccatgctAACGgaaaaatgtgatgtgagaaatcgaTGATGGGTACCTtaccaaatttcgtcttgatactGATTACCCTAACTGAACCAAAAATGACACCAAgtgtttaatttatttgtttgaaacaaggagaaactatttcgagcctttTTAAGTTAATTAAATGGGCCAGTCGTTTCTTTTGGTTTAAATGGGAGAAATTTGCGAAAGGTCTTAGATCGCAACACAGGACTTTGGAAATGTTTGCCCTGGGCATAATTTAGCAGATTATCGCTCAGTACATTTCTTCCCGAATCTTACATAGAAGCTTGGTGAACTTTTTACACGCCAAGAAGGTAACTCGTACTTTTCAATAAGACATATTCAATGCAGTCTAGACTTGGAGGGGGAGGGAAAATATGTGATGGCGAGAAGCTCTGGAGAAGGTAGACTATGAGGGAATCACTACTAACGTCATTTTTTACATTTGGCGCATACGACTGAGTTTGCTCGCAGAAGGCAtctttttattatatacgtaccgagatttacactccaaaaaggatcgagataaaaatactCTCTTTgctctagagaagccagctgattggtcatacgatttttttcactagtgaaaaacgacgtatcgacgctctgattggctatatcgttattttcactagtgaaaaattgccgtatcagccttttgattggctaatattatgttgaactttggcgtgggtggcctgtgcacagatttgtaaaTAAAACATGGCGGcagactggtgtatggttttcaaagtttttgatcttttattgcttagttttttCCACAAAagtacttcagaagatcttaaaaagttttaaaagtgctcaagcgagggatggaaggtaaagatttctttaatttcaaaaatattttgctatcggtggtttgatagcctctcgattaacactttaaatacctcgttaactttatgatctctgtacttatagtgcccctgtgataaaaaaaaccacttcctttttgctttcagattttgaaagtgtgtgtgcttaacacctgactggcaaaattttgagctttgatttttatccaaaggccgtttactttgagtgtaagttttggatttcacggtccgccattactcacgttcaaaactgaccgattggacctcagacggttggatccagggaaaagtgacgtcagaggctcactagcttaaaatttcagcctgtgaacgcagcttattatatatgcaaagcgtgagtttaaaagtctgaaagcccaaaacccccgtgctgcatattaattctgcggcgtacacacgctgtgcattcttaaactagtgagcctttgacgtcattttctcctcgatccagctctctcaagaacataatgttagaaATGGGAGACCATTAAATacgaaaattacagttaaaataaagaggtgtctttttgaaacaaggcttaaaacgtgactcacttagtgttttgttaacatagttttgaaatccaaagaaaaatatgaattgattttttggtcacaggggcactttatataataaacaaattacttcctgattggctcgtttgtgcgatttttattactcactcgttgtgaaggatcgttaaactcactcgttcgcttcgctcactcgttcgtttacgcgatccttcacaactcgtgaataaaaatcgtacgcactcaccaaccataagtaatctatatttatttaCAAATGGACTTCAAAAGGTTAAAAgacttgttaaacttagttgAATTTCCAATTTTAAGCGTTTCAACTTCAGATGGTAACGAGTCACCAATTAGCCGTCAAAAGCTGATGCATTTATTGGGTGACAAGGGCACTAATGATTACATGATTCTTTGTAAAACGTCCACTTTTCGAAGCAACATTACTCAGAGTCCTCAGAGATTATCATCTGGTGTATGGGTTTTTTTAAGCAACGCATTTTCAAtgttcagtactttattcttggccGACCGATTAGAACTGAAAAGATACCCTTCTGCTTATGAGGCAAAAATGtgaacaaagattcccctacaAATGTGATgataaaattggaaaaaaaaaaaattcaatcttTTACTGACCATAATGGGGTAAACAGTGTACACGTATTAGTCACTGGGAAATGGTCTGCTTGACCACAATGCAGGGAGTTACTACCCTGGCTCCTTGCAAACAGTGTGTGGATTATATATTCCCTGTGACTTCCCAAAAGGTTTCGGAACAACTGTCTTGCCCTTATCCAAGAGAACAAAAGCATTAGCTATTACTTTGAATAGTCCTTATAAAAGAATCAGTGTCTACTCAATTAATTATTCCCCAGAGTCTTTGTCCACCTGGCGTACGACACTCATTCCCACACGGTATGTCAGCCGAGATTGCTTTTTTATAGTACTTATTTTGAGTGGCTCAAAGTAGCAGCAACGTGGCTCGCTAAAACTGACCTTTGGTTACATTGAGGCCCTGGAGATCACAAGTGCTTTCCTAAAGTATATTAAGTAGTCTGTTCAATGTCCAAGTTTCTTAATTAAATTCAAGCTTCAATTGATTAATCAACTTGATGACAAGCTGTTTTTAAAGAAGTCATCGTTAATGCTTTCAACGCTTACCTGACGTAATCCGGTTCCCCCATACACCAGAGGAACAAGAAGTTTGGTCGTGTTCCAGCATTGATGCTTCACAAATTCTCTTCTTAAAGTTC is a window of Montipora foliosa isolate CH-2021 chromosome 5, ASM3666993v2, whole genome shotgun sequence DNA encoding:
- the LOC138004178 gene encoding collagen alpha-1(XXIII) chain-like isoform X4 is translated as MDFKSCLTVVLFIRNYSVERQVKELEIRLWLEAEQLKAMVKSPAAYPNTGNTDYNHEVDEESTGKCSRRSLKQRSQVPVSLGNVREEIIKLWPYNGLICLPSPSGPKGEPGLQGDKGEPWQSGPQGLRGSPGMPGCQGPKGGVGKYGPRGSKRDWGPPGPPGPKAACYLWKYRPKAMQDPGLRGMKGETGVTGMLGIENIREEIKKQVGSFAVETVIRAPGRVFVKGLPGPRGRQGRQRPPGMNGLNGINGIPGVKEDTAIRGPAGPKGDYGTTGPKGDPSCNGGKGEPGPLGKWGRGARGFRGIKWRPGYPGGKGEKGDS
- the LOC138004178 gene encoding collagen alpha-1(XXIII) chain-like isoform X3, which translates into the protein MPLKSETSCLTVVLFIRNYSVERQVKELEIRLWLEAEQLKAMVKSPAAYPNTGNTDYNHEVDEESTGKCSRRSLKQRSQVPVSLGNVREEIIKLWPYNGLICLPSPSGPKGEPGLQGDKGEPWQSGPQGLRGSPGMPGCQGPKGGVGKYGPRGSKRDWGPPGPPGPKAACYLWKYRPKAMQDPGLRGMKGETGVTGMLGIENIREEIKKQVGSFAVETVIRAPGRVFVKGLPGPRGRQGRQRPPGMNGLNGINGIPGVKEDTAIRGPAGPKGDYGTTGPKGDPSCNGGKGEPGPLGKWGRGARGFRGIKWRPGYPGGKGEKGDS
- the LOC138004178 gene encoding collagen alpha-1(XXIII) chain-like isoform X5, with product MVKSPAAYPNTGNTDYNHEVDEESTGKCSRRSLKQRSQVPVSLGNVREEIIKLWPYNGLICLPSPSGPKGEPGLQGDKGEPWQSGPQGLRGSPGMPGCQGPKGGVGKYGPRGSKRDWGPPGPPGPKAACYLWKYRPKAMQDPGLRGMKGETGVTGMLGIENIREEIKKQVGSFAVETVIRAPGRVFVKGLPGPRGRQGRQRPPGMNGLNGINGIPGVKEDTAIRGPAGPKGDYGTTGPKGDPSCNGGKGEPGPLGKWGRGARGFRGIKWRPGYPGGKGEKGDS
- the LOC138004178 gene encoding collagen alpha-1(XXIII) chain-like isoform X2 → MEVPGQESMPSYADSKSSLSLLLILCILSFFGSCLTVVLFIRNYSVERQVKELEIRLWLEAEQLKAMVKSPAAYPNTGNTDYNHDEESTGKCSRRSLKQRSQVPVSLGNVREEIIKLWPYNGLICLPSPSGPKGEPGLQGDKGEPWQSGPQGLRGSPGMPGCQGPKGGVGKYGPRGSKRDWGPPGPPGPKAACYLWKYRPKAMQDPGLRGMKGETGVTGMLGIENIREEIKKQVGSFAVETVIRAPGRVFVKGLPGPRGRQGRQRPPGMNGLNGINGIPGVKEDTAIRGPAGPKGDYGTTGPKGDPSCNGGKGEPGPLGKWGRGARGFRGIKWRPGYPGGKGEKGDS
- the LOC138004178 gene encoding collagen alpha-1(XXIII) chain-like isoform X1 — its product is MEVPGQESMPSYADSKSSLSLLLILCILSFFGSCLTVVLFIRNYSVERQVKELEIRLWLEAEQLKAMVKSPAAYPNTGNTDYNHEVDEESTGKCSRRSLKQRSQVPVSLGNVREEIIKLWPYNGLICLPSPSGPKGEPGLQGDKGEPWQSGPQGLRGSPGMPGCQGPKGGVGKYGPRGSKRDWGPPGPPGPKAACYLWKYRPKAMQDPGLRGMKGETGVTGMLGIENIREEIKKQVGSFAVETVIRAPGRVFVKGLPGPRGRQGRQRPPGMNGLNGINGIPGVKEDTAIRGPAGPKGDYGTTGPKGDPSCNGGKGEPGPLGKWGRGARGFRGIKWRPGYPGGKGEKGDS